One window of Candidatus Paceibacterota bacterium genomic DNA carries:
- a CDS encoding GIY-YIG nuclease family protein: MTIEDFEKIGLPDVPGIYKFTDASGKILYIGKATSLRSRVRSYFNHDVIATRGRHIVDMVTLSKTVDYEVTPSVLEALIMEANLIKEHLPKYNSQQKDNKSYNFVVITNEKFPKLLTVRGRTLSMTFPKKSVKYSFGPFPNGGSLREALKIIRKIFPYRDDKCVPAETQLEGGKTTPKPCFNRQIGLCPGVCTGEVNAEEYGRNVRHLVLFFSGKKKQLIEILEKDMRSAAKEQRFEEAGRIKRSIYSLDHINDIAIIKRDDVDDKPMMEREKLGEDFSDPDEEIQYDPEVADEMRRNNGNVFRIEAYDIAHMSGKEQVGVMVVVENGIVEKSWYRKFKIRTQRGSNDVGALAEVVKRRLKHDEWPMPNLIIMDGAQPQRNAAVEAVIEAGLEEKGIVIAAVVKDRSHKAKGILTDGSENAEKIAMDHKSSILLANAEAHRFAIAYHRSLRNKLFK, from the coding sequence ATGACTATCGAAGATTTTGAAAAAATCGGTTTACCAGACGTTCCTGGTATATATAAATTTACGGACGCATCCGGGAAGATTTTGTATATCGGAAAAGCAACATCACTTCGATCGCGTGTTCGTAGCTATTTTAACCATGATGTCATCGCTACTCGTGGTCGACACATCGTCGACATGGTCACTCTTTCAAAAACGGTGGATTATGAGGTGACTCCATCAGTGCTTGAAGCGTTGATTATGGAAGCAAATCTCATTAAAGAACATCTTCCTAAATACAACTCACAACAAAAAGACAATAAGAGCTATAACTTTGTTGTTATTACCAACGAAAAATTCCCAAAACTCCTCACTGTTCGTGGGCGGACACTTTCCATGACGTTTCCAAAAAAGTCTGTGAAATATTCCTTTGGACCGTTTCCAAATGGAGGGTCACTTAGAGAAGCGTTAAAAATTATCAGAAAGATTTTTCCATATAGAGACGATAAATGTGTTCCGGCAGAAACACAGCTTGAAGGCGGTAAAACGACACCTAAACCCTGCTTTAACAGACAGATTGGCCTTTGTCCTGGAGTATGTACTGGTGAGGTAAACGCAGAGGAATACGGACGAAATGTAAGACACCTTGTACTATTTTTCAGTGGCAAAAAGAAGCAACTAATTGAAATACTTGAAAAAGATATGCGTAGTGCCGCAAAAGAACAGCGCTTTGAAGAGGCTGGCCGTATTAAGCGCTCAATCTATTCTCTTGATCACATTAACGACATAGCAATCATCAAGCGTGATGATGTAGATGACAAGCCAATGATGGAGCGAGAAAAATTAGGAGAAGACTTTTCTGATCCAGATGAAGAGATTCAGTATGATCCTGAAGTGGCAGATGAAATGCGAAGGAACAATGGAAATGTATTTCGTATTGAAGCGTATGACATCGCGCACATGTCAGGAAAAGAACAGGTTGGGGTAATGGTTGTTGTTGAGAATGGCATTGTTGAAAAGAGTTGGTATCGAAAATTCAAAATTCGTACACAACGTGGTTCAAATGATGTTGGTGCACTCGCTGAAGTGGTTAAGCGTCGTCTTAAGCACGATGAGTGGCCAATGCCAAATTTAATTATCATGGACGGTGCACAACCACAAAGAAATGCAGCCGTTGAAGCAGTTATAGAAGCGGGACTTGAGGAGAAGGGGATTGTTATTGCAGCTGTTGTGAAAGACCGATCACACAAGGCAAAGGGGATACTTACCGATGGAAGTGAAAATGCGGAAAAAATTG
- the uvrA gene encoding excinuclease ABC subunit UvrA, whose translation MAQKTEFVHQYGKPEDRDKIVVKGARTHNLKNVTVEMPRNKMVVFTGLSGSGKSSLAFDTIFAEGQRRYVESLSSYARQFLRQMQKPDVDEITGLSPAISIDQKSRSNNPRSNVATITEIYDYLRLLYARIGKPHCLVCGREIKKLSQEEIMATILESVAKISTSGKGKKEVMGVKYSDAKLAIYAPVVVGRKGEYYQMLYDYLGKGYERALVDGEEKKLREQITLDKNKKHDIDILIDEFFVSQLQSDSKDMKERLSEALERSLTESNGLIRIKTGDEERLISAKFMCPYDGFAYPEIEPRLFSFNSPYGACPTCNGLGTKYFMGEDPCETCGGARLRQEALHVFIGGEDSGIEKINIHSLISKSVEDVFDFFESLKLTTSEKIISKVILREIQSRLQFMLDVGIEYLTLDRRAHTLSGGESQRIRLASQLGSGLVGALYVLDEPTIGLHQRDNDRLIKTLTSLRDAGNTIIVVEHDEDTIFASDYLVDIGPGAGVAGGEIVVADYLDKLLTAKKNDSGSLTLAYLRGEKVVEIPERRTKEAGKIIIRNGNAFNIKGLNAEIPLGKLVCITGVSGSGKSTFMYEIVHKNLQARLERKYRSNEMINCSSFTGSEYVSRTILIDQSAIGRTPRSNPATYTGSWTFIRDMFASSSEARARGWKANRFSFNVKGGRCEACQGNGEIAVEMSFLPTVYVPCEVCGGTRFMKETLEVKYKKKSIYDVLKMTVDEALKFFEDIPAIHDRLQSLNEVGLGYLELGQSATTLSGGEAQRVKISSELYRPHTQKTIYLMDEPTIGLHYEDVRKLIEILQKLVDKGNTVLVIEHNIDLIKSSDHIIDIGPLGGVGGGQIVAKGTPEEVARNAKSYTGQYLKKHLK comes from the coding sequence TTGAGTCCCTTTCTTCATATGCTCGCCAGTTCCTGCGACAAATGCAGAAGCCTGACGTTGATGAAATAACCGGTCTTTCACCGGCTATTTCTATTGACCAGAAGTCTCGTTCAAATAACCCACGTTCAAACGTAGCAACAATCACTGAGATCTATGACTATCTCCGGTTGCTCTATGCGCGCATTGGAAAGCCTCACTGTTTGGTCTGCGGTCGTGAGATTAAGAAGTTGTCTCAAGAAGAAATTATGGCAACGATTCTTGAATCAGTTGCAAAAATTTCGACATCTGGAAAAGGAAAGAAGGAAGTCATGGGTGTTAAGTATTCTGATGCAAAACTCGCAATCTACGCTCCTGTTGTAGTTGGACGAAAGGGTGAGTATTACCAAATGCTCTATGACTATCTTGGAAAGGGATACGAGCGCGCACTTGTTGATGGAGAAGAGAAGAAACTTCGAGAGCAGATTACACTTGATAAAAACAAGAAACACGACATCGACATTTTGATCGATGAGTTTTTCGTATCTCAACTTCAAAGTGATAGTAAGGACATGAAGGAGCGACTTTCTGAGGCTCTTGAACGATCTCTCACTGAATCTAATGGATTAATCCGTATTAAAACTGGTGATGAAGAACGTTTGATCTCAGCAAAGTTTATGTGTCCGTACGATGGATTTGCGTATCCTGAAATCGAACCTCGACTATTTTCTTTCAACTCACCATACGGAGCATGTCCAACATGTAACGGACTTGGTACAAAGTATTTTATGGGAGAAGACCCATGTGAGACATGTGGAGGAGCACGACTTCGCCAAGAAGCACTCCATGTATTTATTGGTGGAGAGGACAGTGGTATTGAAAAAATTAATATTCATAGCCTCATATCAAAGTCAGTTGAAGATGTATTTGATTTTTTTGAATCCCTCAAACTCACAACATCTGAAAAAATTATTTCAAAAGTTATCCTTCGAGAAATCCAGTCACGACTTCAATTCATGCTCGACGTTGGTATTGAATACTTAACACTCGATCGTCGCGCACATACACTTTCTGGAGGAGAATCACAACGTATTCGCTTGGCATCACAATTAGGATCGGGTCTCGTGGGGGCACTCTACGTACTTGATGAACCAACCATTGGACTTCACCAGAGAGATAACGATCGTTTGATTAAAACACTTACAAGTCTTCGTGATGCAGGAAACACCATTATTGTCGTTGAACACGATGAGGACACTATCTTTGCTTCTGACTATCTTGTAGATATTGGACCAGGCGCTGGAGTTGCTGGAGGTGAAATTGTAGTAGCTGACTATTTAGATAAACTTCTTACTGCAAAGAAAAACGATTCAGGATCATTAACACTCGCGTACTTGCGTGGTGAAAAGGTTGTTGAAATTCCAGAGCGTAGAACAAAGGAGGCTGGAAAGATTATCATCCGCAATGGAAATGCATTTAACATCAAAGGACTCAACGCAGAAATTCCACTTGGAAAGCTTGTGTGTATCACTGGCGTTTCTGGATCAGGAAAGTCTACATTTATGTACGAGATCGTGCATAAGAATCTCCAAGCTCGTCTTGAACGAAAGTACCGTTCGAATGAAATGATCAATTGCTCAAGCTTTACTGGTAGCGAATACGTATCACGTACAATTTTAATTGACCAATCAGCCATTGGACGAACTCCACGATCAAACCCTGCAACATACACTGGTTCATGGACTTTTATTCGTGATATGTTTGCATCAAGTAGCGAAGCGCGTGCACGTGGCTGGAAAGCAAACCGATTCTCATTTAACGTAAAAGGAGGACGATGTGAAGCTTGCCAAGGAAACGGTGAAATTGCAGTTGAAATGAGTTTCCTCCCAACGGTATATGTTCCTTGTGAGGTGTGTGGTGGAACTCGATTCATGAAAGAGACTCTCGAGGTGAAATACAAGAAGAAGAGTATTTACGATGTCCTTAAAATGACTGTTGATGAGGCACTAAAATTCTTTGAGGATATTCCTGCAATTCATGACCGACTACAATCACTTAATGAAGTGGGTCTTGGATACCTCGAACTTGGTCAATCCGCAACAACACTCTCAGGCGGAGAAGCGCAACGCGTAAAAATCTCTTCTGAGTTATATCGACCACATACTCAAAAGACAATCTATCTTATGGATGAGCCAACTATCGGACTCCACTACGAAGATGTTCGAAAACTAATTGAAATTTTGCAGAAGTTGGTTGATAAAGGAAATACAGTACTTGTCATTGAACACAATATAGATTTGATTAAATCATCTGATCACATTATCGACATTGGTCCACTTGGAGGAGTGGGTGGTGGACAAATCGTTGCAAAGGGAACTCCAGAAGAAGTTGCACGAAATGCAAAAAGCTATACGGGTCAGTATTTGAAGAAACATCTGAAGTAG